In a single window of the Papaver somniferum cultivar HN1 chromosome 8, ASM357369v1, whole genome shotgun sequence genome:
- the LOC113301999 gene encoding uncharacterized protein LOC113301999 produces the protein MAGDEDISNPKGLMIANNEIIKSFLSSAKSDLNLTDELRQIATNLLSQPSIPYKSLRNIWSESLPSTRSDLLHLFSGSNFVFSSPKPREKSKELQERLKKLSDLAERREYKELVKDITPVEQTDEPFSSYKDQVGFGLHVAVTMFTGYLVGYAAFRALFNHNPVMNAAGGILGLVFAMLLETLLFIIKSSSKRPVSSSLASSSASKLKKGQ, from the exons aTGGCaggagatgaagatatttcaaatCCAAAAGGTCTAATGATAGCAAACAACGAAATTATAAAGTCTTTTCTTAGTTCAGCAAAATCAGATCTAAATCTAACAGATGAACTTCGTCAAATCGCTACAAATCTCTTATCTCAACCTTCAATTCCATATAAATCATTAAGAAATATCTGGTCTGAATCTCTCCCTTCAACCAGGTCTGATCTGCTTCATCTTTTTTCTGGTTCTAATTTTGTTTTCTCCAGCCCAAAACCTAGAGAGAAG AGCAAAGAACTTCAGGAGAGATTGAAGAAGCTGTCGGATTTGGCTGAACGAAGAGAGTATAAAGAGCTTGTCAAAGATATTACTCCTGTTGAACAGACCGATGAGCCTTTCTCATCTTATAAAGATCAAGTTGGGTTTG GTCTCCATGTGGCCGTTACTATGTTTACGGGTTATTTGGTGGGATATGCTGCATTCAGGGCTCTGTTTAATCATAACCCCGTCATG AATGCTGCCGGTGGTATCCTTGGTCTAGTTTTTGCGATGCTCTTGGAGACGCTTCTTTTTATAATTAAATCTTCCAGTAAACGTCCAGTATCTTCATCCTTGGCTTCATCATCTGCTTCAAAGCTAAAGAAAGGTCAATAA